A portion of the Acidisarcina polymorpha genome contains these proteins:
- a CDS encoding aldehyde dehydrogenase family protein, which translates to MAVLNPASEEVIANAPCADEAQLNSAVSAAHRAYSTWSARCMAERSELLRELASRLESRLMEFAKLLTQEQGMPLTRSCAEIKEAIKRIRYFALFDLAPRVLKDDDSRRIIEQRTPLGVVAAITPWNVPILLLINKVAPSLVTGNTLVIKPAPTTPLTTLLLGEVCADIFPAGVDNVITGRNELGASLTSHSNVAKIAFTGSTATGKKVMESAAGTLKRLELELGGNDPAIVLDDVDPAEIAPKIFAGAMGNSGQICFAIKRVYVHECIYDRMCEELGALARKAVVGNGLDERTEFGPLQNKSQFDRVRGLIEDARKNGTIVGEGKLPPGPGYFVAPTIVRDIADDSPLVQEEQFGPVLPILKYTNLEDAVARANATPFGLGATVWSADLDRATHVAGRIESGSVWINQVPAPNVDAPFGGAKQSGFGVELSSRGLEECTQLHVIHIAK; encoded by the coding sequence ATGGCCGTCTTAAACCCGGCAAGCGAAGAGGTGATCGCAAACGCGCCGTGCGCCGATGAAGCTCAACTGAACTCAGCCGTGTCCGCAGCGCATCGGGCTTATTCCACATGGTCAGCCCGCTGTATGGCCGAACGGTCGGAGCTCCTAAGAGAACTTGCCTCTCGTCTGGAGAGCCGTCTAATGGAGTTTGCCAAATTGCTCACACAGGAACAAGGCATGCCGCTTACCAGATCTTGCGCCGAAATCAAGGAGGCCATCAAAAGAATTCGATACTTCGCACTATTCGATCTGGCGCCAAGAGTCTTGAAGGATGATGATTCTCGGAGGATCATCGAGCAGCGAACACCGCTCGGTGTTGTAGCCGCGATCACGCCATGGAACGTCCCTATTCTCCTTTTGATCAACAAAGTAGCGCCTTCCCTAGTTACTGGAAACACGCTCGTTATCAAGCCAGCTCCCACGACTCCCCTGACCACTCTCCTCTTGGGAGAAGTATGCGCGGACATTTTCCCGGCCGGGGTTGACAATGTCATCACAGGTCGAAACGAACTCGGAGCATCTCTGACTAGTCACTCGAATGTAGCAAAGATCGCGTTCACGGGTTCCACTGCGACGGGCAAAAAAGTGATGGAAAGCGCTGCCGGTACGCTGAAGCGGCTTGAGCTTGAACTTGGAGGCAATGATCCGGCAATCGTTCTGGACGATGTCGATCCCGCCGAAATAGCGCCGAAGATCTTCGCTGGTGCCATGGGGAACTCTGGACAAATCTGTTTTGCCATTAAGCGTGTCTACGTGCACGAGTGTATTTACGACAGAATGTGCGAGGAACTGGGGGCGCTTGCCCGGAAGGCCGTTGTCGGGAACGGTCTCGATGAAAGGACGGAGTTCGGCCCGTTGCAAAACAAGTCGCAGTTCGACCGGGTCCGGGGCTTAATCGAGGATGCCAGGAAGAACGGCACGATTGTGGGAGAAGGTAAGCTGCCACCCGGTCCCGGTTATTTTGTGGCTCCGACGATCGTGCGCGATATTGCTGACGACTCGCCGCTCGTTCAAGAGGAGCAGTTCGGTCCCGTACTTCCCATTCTCAAATACACGAACCTCGAGGATGCCGTAGCTCGTGCAAATGCAACGCCCTTTGGATTGGGCGCGACAGTGTGGTCCGCGGATTTAGACCGCGCGACTCATGTCGCGGGCCGCATCGAAAGCGGTTCCGTATGGATCAATCAAGTCCCTGCGCCCAATGTGGATGCACCGTTTGGGGGAGCGAAGCAGTCCGGCTTTGGCGTTGAACTTAGTTCACGGGGCTTAGAAGAATGTACGCAACTGCACGTTATTCACATCGCAAAATAG
- a CDS encoding NAD(P)-dependent oxidoreductase — protein sequence MNIALASLRQYRVFEQELCRALSTVRRQDHIHLLDVHAGGSAAENYEVLLTFAPLKASDIGLYPNLKLIQTLSSGYEQIDVDFATSQGIWVSYAPSDRTGNAESVAEFALMEILTLSRNLLGAIDSVAQAGGEALPIAYGLRGKRVCIFGLGAIGRALIERLLPFGCEIVGVTRSPEKAELNIPVHGLEGLPLILGDADIVVVCVRADRSNQGIFNEKMFASMKRGVFFVNVARGSLIDEQALRKAILAGQVRAAALDVLRDEPISPKDPLVSLSQTVVTPHRAGFTDNMLRGTVELIDGILKSFDRKEKFPTLLNEPRSPRHRLESILVEA from the coding sequence GTGAACATTGCTCTTGCCTCTCTAAGACAATATCGTGTTTTTGAACAGGAACTCTGCCGCGCACTCAGCACCGTGCGGCGACAGGACCATATCCATCTGCTTGATGTTCACGCTGGTGGATCTGCAGCAGAAAATTATGAAGTGCTTCTGACATTCGCTCCCCTGAAGGCGTCAGATATAGGCCTGTACCCAAATTTGAAACTGATCCAGACTCTCTCCTCGGGATATGAGCAGATTGATGTCGACTTCGCTACTAGTCAGGGAATCTGGGTGTCCTACGCGCCTTCAGATCGCACAGGAAATGCAGAGTCAGTGGCCGAGTTTGCCTTGATGGAGATTCTCACGCTTTCACGCAACCTTTTGGGGGCAATAGATTCTGTTGCACAAGCGGGCGGCGAGGCGTTGCCAATCGCTTACGGGCTTCGGGGTAAAAGAGTATGCATCTTCGGCTTAGGGGCAATCGGGCGGGCTCTCATCGAAAGGCTGCTGCCCTTCGGCTGCGAAATAGTTGGAGTAACACGATCGCCGGAGAAGGCAGAACTTAATATTCCCGTACACGGCTTGGAGGGGCTTCCGTTGATTCTAGGAGATGCAGACATCGTGGTCGTCTGTGTGCGCGCAGATCGCAGTAATCAGGGTATATTCAACGAAAAAATGTTTGCGTCTATGAAGCGCGGCGTTTTCTTTGTGAATGTTGCTCGCGGGTCGCTGATCGACGAACAAGCGTTGCGAAAAGCCATTCTAGCAGGCCAGGTCAGGGCAGCAGCGCTGGATGTTCTTCGGGACGAGCCCATCTCGCCAAAAGATCCGTTAGTTAGCCTGTCGCAAACGGTTGTTACTCCCCACCGTGCTGGGTTCACGGACAACATGCTACGCGGCACCGTTGAGCTGATCGATGGGATTTTGAAATCGTTCGATAGGAAAGAGAAATTTCCCACCCTTCTCAACGAGCCAAGATCACCTCGACACCGTCTTGAGTCAATTCTCGTCGAAGCGTGA
- a CDS encoding FAD-dependent oxidoreductase has product MQHETAAHLSTSDVVIVGAGPVGMLLASELALGGVSVQVLERTIKASDTIKAGSINIASAEILARRGLLDRAREAHRRGIAELAKVMATSIGVAPEQALQFATRKAVRAGHFSAIALDNEKLDADNPDIAGHSEASDATLIVQREIEALLCEHAANLNVPIHRGVEVTGVEQTEDSVTVHTDAGDVSTRYVVGCDGGRSVVRRSLGFDFPGSDPEITGRQAVVDLDDVSKLKFGWNWSLKGVYRYGPLPGIVLTVEFDGPPADRSSEVTADEIQASLQRTSGTDVKVTKLHGQATRWTDNARQVSVYRKGRVLLAGDAAHVHSPFSGQGLNLGMGDATNLGWKLAATIAGWAPEGLLDTYQAERHPIGAEVLEWTRGQVALMRPDPKVGPLRRVVADLMGTRDGMTAIVNKISGVLQRVDLPESHKPASDPLLGRLIPDVALANGVSLRSAFTSGKFVLLDRTIGAVFIAAAAPWKDRTIFIDDRSDMQVKGASAMLVRPDGVIVWVSRTDDQVDPEKLSAALQTWAGRADSN; this is encoded by the coding sequence ATGCAACACGAGACAGCGGCCCATTTGAGCACGTCCGATGTAGTAATCGTTGGGGCAGGTCCCGTCGGCATGTTGCTTGCTTCCGAGCTTGCGCTCGGCGGAGTATCCGTGCAGGTGCTGGAACGTACCATAAAGGCCAGCGACACCATCAAGGCCGGATCAATCAACATCGCGAGCGCAGAGATTCTTGCGCGGCGTGGCCTACTCGACAGAGCGCGGGAAGCTCATCGTCGCGGAATCGCGGAACTGGCCAAGGTGATGGCGACTTCTATCGGTGTAGCACCGGAGCAGGCGCTTCAATTCGCGACCCGTAAGGCAGTACGCGCAGGGCACTTTTCCGCCATCGCTCTCGATAATGAGAAGCTGGACGCCGACAACCCGGACATAGCCGGTCACAGTGAAGCGTCGGACGCCACGCTCATAGTTCAGCGTGAGATAGAGGCGCTTTTGTGTGAGCATGCTGCAAACCTTAACGTCCCTATCCATCGAGGGGTCGAGGTCACCGGCGTCGAGCAGACCGAGGACAGTGTCACAGTGCACACCGATGCCGGGGATGTTTCTACGCGCTACGTTGTAGGCTGTGATGGCGGCCGCAGTGTTGTGCGACGCTCGCTGGGTTTTGATTTCCCGGGCAGCGATCCAGAGATCACGGGCCGACAGGCCGTGGTGGATCTCGACGATGTGTCTAAGCTCAAATTCGGTTGGAACTGGTCGCTGAAGGGTGTCTACAGATATGGTCCACTTCCCGGCATTGTTCTGACGGTGGAGTTCGACGGCCCTCCTGCCGATCGCAGCAGCGAGGTAACCGCAGATGAGATACAAGCCTCGCTGCAACGCACCTCCGGGACCGACGTTAAGGTGACCAAATTGCATGGTCAGGCGACGCGCTGGACTGACAATGCCCGGCAGGTCAGCGTATATCGCAAAGGCCGCGTGTTGCTCGCAGGTGATGCCGCACACGTTCACTCGCCATTTAGCGGACAGGGCCTGAACCTTGGCATGGGGGACGCCACAAACCTTGGCTGGAAGCTCGCGGCCACTATTGCGGGTTGGGCCCCGGAGGGCTTGCTGGACACCTACCAGGCAGAACGACACCCCATCGGCGCAGAGGTGCTGGAGTGGACCCGTGGACAGGTGGCCCTCATGCGGCCGGACCCTAAAGTCGGGCCATTACGCCGTGTGGTCGCTGATCTGATGGGTACCCGCGATGGCATGACGGCGATCGTAAACAAAATCTCTGGCGTGCTGCAGCGTGTCGACCTGCCGGAAAGTCATAAGCCAGCCAGCGACCCTTTGCTGGGTCGCTTGATTCCAGACGTGGCACTCGCAAACGGAGTGTCTTTGCGTTCCGCCTTCACTTCCGGAAAGTTTGTGCTCCTTGACCGGACTATTGGCGCTGTCTTTATTGCCGCAGCCGCACCATGGAAAGATCGAACCATCTTCATCGATGACCGCTCCGATATGCAAGTGAAGGGAGCATCAGCTATGCTCGTCCGACCGGACGGCGTTATCGTGTGGGTCAGCCGCACTGATGACCAAGTTGACCCAGAAAAGCTATCGGCCGCTCTTCAGACATGGGCAGGTCGTGCGGATTCGAATTGA
- a CDS encoding MFS transporter, translating to MDSRLAAIFLIVLIDVLGLTIILPLLPFYSEHFGAGAKTVGLLVAVYGACQLVSGPIFGRWSDRYGRKPILLLSQMGTCAGFLVLAFAPSLKWVFLARIIDGVTAGNISIAQAYIADIAKPQERPKALGKISVAFGVGFFIGPALTAVLYHFGYRPPILLAALLSLLSIIATAFLLPQDGSWKKQPEQQLPSLLSAAITYFRKSSLQANFLRIFLYYISFAAYIAGFALFAERRFRVAGNPMNARQVGYAFAYFGLVGIITQLFCIGKMTETLGGRRTAMAGFTTSFLGYGVLCLVHNPWWILLAGALSSFGSGVLRPVLLSAIAGDVPPQERGGVIGVTQALQSFTQIVSPLVSTALLASSTLAFWGLFPAMMNVFGLCLMFRREPENDGASA from the coding sequence ATGGATTCGAGGCTCGCCGCGATCTTCCTGATCGTGCTGATTGATGTGCTCGGGCTTACTATCATCCTTCCGCTTTTGCCTTTCTATTCAGAACACTTCGGTGCGGGCGCCAAGACGGTCGGCTTACTTGTCGCGGTCTATGGAGCCTGCCAGCTTGTCTCGGGGCCCATCTTCGGGCGGTGGAGCGACCGCTACGGCAGAAAGCCCATCCTGCTGTTAAGCCAGATGGGCACCTGTGCTGGCTTCCTCGTACTGGCGTTTGCTCCGTCGTTAAAATGGGTCTTTCTGGCGAGAATCATCGATGGCGTTACGGCTGGCAACATCTCCATCGCTCAGGCTTACATCGCCGACATCGCTAAACCGCAGGAACGGCCGAAGGCACTTGGGAAGATCAGCGTTGCGTTTGGCGTCGGATTCTTCATCGGACCGGCTCTGACCGCCGTCCTTTACCACTTTGGCTATCGCCCCCCCATTTTGCTCGCCGCCCTGTTGTCTCTCCTCAGCATCATAGCGACGGCATTCCTGCTTCCGCAGGATGGCTCTTGGAAGAAGCAGCCTGAACAGCAGCTACCCTCTTTGCTGAGTGCTGCGATCACGTACTTTCGTAAATCCTCTCTGCAGGCAAACTTTCTGCGCATCTTTCTGTACTACATCTCGTTTGCGGCCTATATCGCCGGCTTCGCATTATTTGCCGAACGCCGGTTCCGTGTGGCCGGCAATCCAATGAATGCCCGCCAAGTCGGATACGCCTTCGCTTACTTCGGCCTCGTCGGGATCATCACGCAACTATTTTGCATCGGAAAGATGACGGAGACGTTGGGCGGGCGCCGAACTGCGATGGCAGGGTTCACCACCAGCTTCCTCGGTTATGGTGTGCTTTGCTTGGTCCATAACCCCTGGTGGATATTGCTTGCAGGCGCCCTCAGTAGCTTTGGTAGCGGCGTTCTGCGGCCGGTCCTGCTGAGTGCGATTGCGGGCGACGTACCGCCACAAGAACGTGGTGGCGTCATTGGTGTCACGCAGGCGCTTCAATCGTTCACACAGATCGTATCGCCCCTAGTCAGTACGGCCTTGCTGGCGAGCTCTACTCTTGCGTTTTGGGGATTGTTCCCAGCCATGATGAATGTTTTTGGCCTCTGCCTGATGTTTCGCAGGGAGCCGGAGAACGACGGAGCCAGCGCGTAG
- a CDS encoding TetR/AcrR family transcriptional regulator C-terminal domain-containing protein produces the protein MAKIRREEVIAAALDLLNEVGLDALSTRRLAQRLRVESPTLYWHFHDKASLLSEMSDFVMASRHNTPVPKEKHRWPEWFSQNARDFRNALLAYRDGARLHAGSRPSEIELHRVEIKIQYLMSGGMPRDEALMALLAAGQFTLGCVMEEQARQHVETHETGSQLPVATRPTNDLAHVVDLVATDGSIAFEFGLKLLVDGLRKRTHERAASQR, from the coding sequence ATGGCGAAAATTCGACGGGAAGAAGTAATTGCTGCCGCCCTCGATCTACTGAACGAAGTGGGGTTGGATGCGCTGAGTACCAGACGGCTGGCTCAGCGGCTCCGGGTCGAGTCCCCCACTCTTTACTGGCATTTCCACGATAAGGCTTCTTTACTCAGCGAGATGTCGGATTTCGTGATGGCATCGCGGCACAATACACCTGTTCCTAAGGAGAAGCATCGGTGGCCTGAGTGGTTTTCACAGAATGCAAGAGATTTCAGGAACGCCCTTCTTGCCTATCGTGACGGAGCAAGGCTTCATGCCGGTTCCAGACCGAGTGAGATCGAACTGCACCGCGTAGAAATCAAGATTCAATACCTCATGAGCGGGGGGATGCCAAGAGACGAAGCTCTAATGGCGCTGCTTGCAGCAGGTCAATTCACGCTGGGTTGCGTCATGGAGGAGCAGGCTCGCCAGCACGTGGAGACTCATGAGACTGGCAGCCAACTTCCTGTTGCCACGCGACCCACCAACGACCTTGCTCATGTTGTCGACCTGGTTGCGACAGATGGAAGTATAGCTTTTGAATTCGGCTTGAAACTGTTGGTTGACGGTTTACGCAAACGAACTCATGAGCGGGCCGCTAGCCAAAGGTAG
- a CDS encoding AraC family transcriptional regulator has product MISSISLPIVPDGSDPLAQLVTLVRPQAVHFCKLIEGRGNWALTFAANPSINFGLILAGSCLLIKEGAANVLLEAGDFLFLSRPSDYSLASDVNVSPLKAEPALAAATSDCLVVGDGQRCSVRIMPGYFLLNPDNPDLLTDLLPPVVHVATADADASQFRLLLQLVSEEASQQLPGRTLVLSRFLDILLMRVLRCLISSPEHDISGLLAGLSDPQLAVALRAMHKEVSMPWKIDSLASIAGMSRSVFAARFRKVVGTPPVDYLIRWRIALAKELLRSGEHPLTHIADTVGYKSSSAFSTAFKRSTGEYPRKYMSSVRN; this is encoded by the coding sequence TTGATTAGCTCTATTTCATTACCGATCGTCCCAGACGGTAGCGACCCGCTCGCTCAGCTAGTCACTCTCGTCCGGCCCCAAGCTGTTCATTTTTGCAAGCTCATTGAGGGGAGGGGCAACTGGGCGCTTACATTTGCAGCTAACCCATCGATAAACTTTGGACTGATCCTCGCCGGCAGTTGTTTACTGATCAAAGAGGGTGCGGCCAACGTCTTGCTCGAAGCTGGTGATTTCCTCTTTCTATCTCGACCCTCGGACTACTCGCTTGCAAGCGATGTGAACGTCTCACCTCTGAAAGCGGAGCCGGCGTTAGCAGCCGCAACAAGCGACTGTCTGGTGGTTGGTGATGGGCAGCGTTGTTCAGTGAGGATCATGCCAGGTTATTTTCTGCTCAATCCCGACAACCCGGACCTGCTGACCGACCTGCTACCTCCTGTGGTCCATGTCGCGACTGCGGACGCTGATGCGTCACAGTTCCGCTTACTCCTGCAACTCGTGTCGGAAGAAGCGAGTCAACAGCTTCCTGGCCGAACTCTCGTTCTCTCACGATTCCTGGACATCCTTCTTATGCGGGTTCTCCGTTGCTTAATCTCGAGCCCCGAACATGACATAAGCGGTCTGCTCGCCGGCTTATCGGATCCTCAACTTGCAGTCGCACTACGGGCTATGCACAAGGAAGTATCTATGCCTTGGAAGATCGACAGTCTTGCTTCAATCGCAGGAATGTCACGCTCCGTGTTTGCGGCCCGCTTCCGGAAGGTTGTCGGTACTCCCCCCGTTGATTACCTGATTCGCTGGAGAATAGCGTTGGCCAAAGAGCTGTTGAGAAGTGGGGAACATCCTCTCACTCATATTGCTGACACCGTAGGCTACAAATCCTCCAGTGCTTTTAGCACAGCCTTCAAACGAAGCACGGGCGAGTACCCACGCAAGTACATGAGTTCTGTCCGGAACTGA
- a CDS encoding SDR family oxidoreductase, translated as MLQKQRSVLITGCSSGFGRASALKFLAAGWKVAASMRNVADWKGDVGNKNLLLISLDLDDPHSVQTAMAAVLTRFGTLDCLVNNAGRALLSVFESTPLSSIQEVFETNLFGPMRLIQTIIPHFRAHGGGTIVNVSSQSAIMPEPLMAAYNATKCALEGFSESLQYELAPHNIWLKLVEPGMVFGTNLIDSTLKHSQDVPVPSTYQSFVDQTMQMYMSRNPEHLATVEDVALCILDAAEGRTAGLHIPVGPDAVLSAQMRRGHSSAEYERYASAAFENPGKLSSNQQSTV; from the coding sequence ATGTTGCAGAAACAGCGATCAGTACTTATCACCGGATGTTCGTCCGGGTTTGGCAGAGCCTCGGCTCTAAAGTTTCTGGCCGCTGGCTGGAAGGTTGCAGCTTCAATGAGAAATGTTGCTGACTGGAAGGGGGATGTTGGCAATAAGAACCTGCTACTCATCTCCCTCGACCTTGACGACCCGCATTCCGTCCAGACAGCGATGGCTGCTGTTCTTACCCGCTTTGGAACGCTAGATTGTCTTGTCAACAACGCAGGCCGCGCACTCCTCTCTGTATTTGAGAGCACTCCCTTGTCATCGATTCAGGAAGTATTTGAGACCAACCTCTTCGGGCCGATGCGCTTGATCCAGACCATTATTCCGCACTTCCGCGCTCATGGTGGTGGCACGATCGTGAATGTAAGTTCGCAGTCGGCGATCATGCCGGAACCGCTTATGGCAGCTTACAACGCCACGAAGTGTGCGCTAGAGGGATTCTCCGAGAGTTTGCAATACGAGCTCGCGCCACACAATATCTGGCTGAAGCTTGTCGAACCGGGAATGGTGTTTGGGACGAACCTCATCGACTCCACTCTGAAGCATTCTCAGGACGTGCCAGTACCATCCACATACCAGTCGTTCGTAGATCAGACTATGCAGATGTACATGAGTCGCAATCCTGAGCATTTAGCGACGGTAGAAGACGTCGCGCTGTGCATCCTGGACGCGGCCGAAGGTCGAACAGCCGGCCTACACATTCCCGTAGGCCCAGACGCTGTGTTGTCTGCTCAGATGAGGCGAGGGCATTCTAGCGCCGAGTACGAACGGTATGCGTCGGCCGCCTTCGAAAACCCAGGGAAATTGTCGAGCAATCAGCAAAGTACGGTCTAG
- a CDS encoding helix-turn-helix domain-containing protein, giving the protein MMPINVTLLALPSASLMNIFGPAEVFDQVNDHLGKTVYQVQILPAGLQRRACEGMETELDVADLSQCTHSTDTLLLAGGLEWPVPLPRKQMSGLAGWIRLCSTRIRRIGGLSSGGLVLAEAGILNGKRATTHWSYAERMAKSFSQIRVLSDRIFVRDGVCYTAAGGTSAIDLALSLVEEDIGEEAAINVAKHMVLFLRRSGAQPQLSTTLLAQTSAARSISNLLFWIADNLDHDLSVSELAKRVAMSPRNFVRHFTRTVGKTPGRHVTELRLEAACQHLASPSLSLFEVAKASGFGSVEAFRRPFTKTFGIPPGKYRIQSKERGCTGAPPATSNGYRLGWT; this is encoded by the coding sequence ATGATGCCGATCAACGTGACTTTGCTTGCGCTACCGTCAGCCAGTCTTATGAACATTTTTGGCCCAGCGGAAGTGTTTGACCAAGTCAATGACCATCTGGGTAAGACTGTGTACCAAGTACAAATCCTTCCCGCCGGGCTTCAAAGACGAGCTTGCGAAGGCATGGAAACTGAGCTGGATGTCGCAGATTTAAGCCAGTGCACGCATTCGACCGACACTTTGTTGTTGGCCGGAGGACTCGAATGGCCGGTCCCATTGCCGCGAAAGCAGATGAGTGGATTGGCGGGCTGGATTCGACTCTGCTCCACCCGGATTCGTCGCATCGGCGGGCTCTCCTCTGGAGGTCTGGTTTTGGCCGAGGCTGGCATTCTTAATGGGAAGCGGGCTACAACACACTGGTCTTACGCAGAGCGGATGGCCAAGAGCTTTTCGCAGATCAGAGTGCTCTCTGACCGCATATTTGTAAGAGACGGAGTTTGCTATACCGCAGCTGGGGGGACGTCAGCAATAGACCTCGCGCTGTCGCTTGTCGAAGAAGACATAGGCGAGGAAGCGGCAATCAATGTGGCGAAGCACATGGTGCTCTTCCTCCGCCGGTCGGGTGCTCAACCGCAATTGAGTACCACGCTTTTAGCGCAAACATCAGCTGCTCGGTCGATTAGTAATCTTCTGTTTTGGATTGCGGACAATCTCGACCACGACCTCTCCGTTAGCGAACTCGCAAAACGGGTGGCCATGAGCCCGAGGAATTTCGTGCGACACTTTACCCGCACTGTCGGCAAGACTCCTGGACGCCACGTGACTGAGCTGCGACTCGAGGCTGCGTGTCAACATCTTGCGAGCCCGAGCCTGAGCCTGTTTGAAGTTGCAAAGGCTAGCGGCTTTGGCAGCGTCGAAGCTTTCCGACGCCCATTCACAAAGACCTTTGGCATCCCTCCAGGGAAGTACAGAATTCAATCGAAGGAAAGGGGCTGTACTGGGGCTCCTCCTGCTACCAGCAATGGATATCGACTCGGATGGACTTGA
- a CDS encoding TetR/AcrR family transcriptional regulator, producing MNLRKQYAEETRRSIIKAARKLFAERGYLKTRVEDIASLAGVAAVTVYTSVGGKSGILQALIEIWTLSPIRNAAALSIEASENPKQILEIVGRTMRSMREEFADIIYALHDAAPFDAAVAKYLEVATQRYRGSCFMVAEKLKSLDALRPGLSVNQARDVLWFYFGYWSWFTHREENGWSYDDAERWLVDAVTQALLKERGLRRSRARRAEKTSSLMS from the coding sequence ATGAACTTGCGGAAGCAATACGCAGAAGAAACGCGTAGGTCCATTATCAAAGCTGCCAGGAAACTTTTTGCCGAGCGCGGATACCTTAAGACTCGGGTTGAAGACATCGCGTCACTCGCAGGCGTTGCTGCGGTAACCGTATATACCTCCGTTGGAGGCAAGAGTGGGATCTTACAGGCCCTAATTGAGATTTGGACGCTTTCGCCGATTCGCAATGCTGCGGCGTTGAGCATCGAAGCTTCAGAAAACCCAAAGCAAATTCTGGAGATTGTCGGGCGAACGATGCGGAGTATGCGTGAGGAGTTTGCTGACATCATTTACGCTCTGCACGACGCGGCCCCGTTCGATGCCGCCGTTGCCAAATACCTCGAGGTTGCGACTCAACGCTACCGAGGATCATGCTTTATGGTTGCGGAAAAGCTGAAAAGCCTGGACGCCCTCCGTCCCGGCCTGTCCGTAAATCAGGCTCGCGATGTGCTTTGGTTTTACTTCGGTTACTGGAGCTGGTTTACCCATCGCGAGGAAAACGGATGGTCCTATGATGATGCTGAGCGGTGGCTTGTTGATGCGGTGACACAGGCCTTGCTGAAGGAAAGAGGGCTTCGAAGAAGCCGCGCTAGGCGCGCCGAAAAGACTTCGTCCCTTATGTCGTAG